A genomic window from Diospyros lotus cultivar Yz01 chromosome 2, ASM1463336v1, whole genome shotgun sequence includes:
- the LOC127795895 gene encoding 40S ribosomal protein S3-3, which produces MATQMSKKRKFVADGVFFAELNEVLTRELAEDGYSGVEVRVTPMRTEIIIRATRTQNVLGEKGRRIRELTSVVQKRFKFPEGSVELYAEKVNNRGLCAIAQAESLRYKLLGGLAVRRACYGVLRFVMESGAKGCEVIVSGKLRAQRAKSMKFKDGYMISSGQPVNEYIDSAVRHVLLRQGVLGIKVKIMLDWDPKGKQGPMTPLPDVVTIHTPKEEEEYIKPALITTEVEPPMA; this is translated from the exons ATGGCGACTCAGATGAGCAAAAAGCGAAAG TTTGTGGCTGATGGAGTGTTTTTCGCCGAGCTGAATGAGGTTCTGACGAGGGAGCTTGCAGAGGATGGCTACTCCGGGGTCGAGGTTAGAGTCACTCCGATGCGGACCGAGATCATTATCAGAGCCACCCGCACTCAGAACGTTCTTG GTGAGAAGGGAAGGAGGATCAGAGAGCTGACATCAGTTGTACAGAAGCGGTTCAAGTTTCCGGAGGGTAGCGTGGAGTTGTACGCTGAGAAGGTCAACAACAGGGGGCTTTGTGCCATTGCTCAGGCTGAGTCTCTCCGTTACAAGCTCCTTGGTGGCCTCGCTGTTCGGAG gGCTTGCTATGGTGTCTTGAGATTTGTTATGGAGAGTGGGGCTAAAGGATGCGAG GTCATCGTCAGTGGAAAGCTGAGGGCACAGCGTGCCAAGTCCATGAAGTTTAAGGACGGGTACATGATTTCTTCTGGCCAGCCAGTCAATGAATATATTGATTCAGCTGTCAGACATGTTCTTCTGAGACAG GGGGTGCTTGGTATCAAGGTCAAGATCATGCTTGATTGGGATCCCAAGGGAAAGCAAGGTCCAATGACACCACTTCCAGATGTTGTGACAATCCATACTCCTAAAGAGGAAGAGGAATACATCAAGCCAGCTTTGATAACAACTGAGGTTGAACCTCCCATGGCTTAA